From Suncus etruscus isolate mSunEtr1 chromosome 6, mSunEtr1.pri.cur, whole genome shotgun sequence, one genomic window encodes:
- the LOC126012100 gene encoding DNA-directed RNA polymerase II subunit RPB4-like, translated as MAAGSCDPCTGNLEDASQVIFPKGFQTAVTLLNPEVLHLLLEHQKLQNESVENEHNFPWSSNKRSTLQPVSVVSQTVASVRPFLLQKKLREFELACLATLCPGTAEESKALIPSLESGLKIRAPTDS; from the coding sequence ATGGCGGCTGGCAGTTGTGACCCGTGTACTGGCAACTTGGAAGATGCTTCCCAGGTCATCTTTCCCAAAGGGTTTCAAACAGCCGTGACTCTTCTAAATCCAGAAGTTCTTCATCTGCTTTTGGAGCATCAGAAGCTGCAGAACGAGAGTGTTGAGAATGAACATAACTTCCCTTGGTCTTCAAATAAACGTTCCACTCTACAGCCGGTTTCAGTCGTTTCACAGACCGTTGCCAGTGTTCGTCCTTTCTTGCTACAGAAAAAGCTTCGCGAGTTTGAGCTGGCATGTTTGGCCACCCTTTGCCCAGGAACTGCTGAGGAGTCCAAGGCTCTGATCCCAAGCCTCGAGAGCGGTTTGAAGATAAGAGCTCCAACAGATTCTTGA